From Coffea arabica cultivar ET-39 chromosome 2e, Coffea Arabica ET-39 HiFi, whole genome shotgun sequence, the proteins below share one genomic window:
- the LOC140036297 gene encoding uncharacterized protein encodes MPLPMSELANLDGKKKAEFVQSLHQQVRANIETRTQQYLKHANNGRRRVVFEPGDWVWLHLRKEHFPLQRRNKLLPREDGPFQVVVRINDNAYKLDLPGEYNVPATFNVADLSPYLADDEVDLRTNLSQEEGNNEEVDRAIQVEQVKVPLGPMTRARAKRLNDAMQILVRAAQDASGVPKAIEGLNESRLVILIAALEAD; translated from the coding sequence ATGCCTTTGCCTATGTCTGAACTTGCTAACCTTGATGGCAAAAAGAAGGCAGAATTTGTCCAGTCTTTGCACCAGCAGGTGAGGGCTAACATTGAAACTCGCACCCAGCAGTACCTAAAACATGCCAACAACGGTCGACGTCGCGTGGTGTTTGAACCAGGCGACTGGGTCTGGTTACACTTGCGTAAGGAGCATTTTCCACTACAACGTCGCAACAAATTACTACCACGTGAAGATGGACCATTCCAAGTGGTTGtgcgcatcaatgacaacgcTTACAAGCTCGATCTCCCTGGTGAGTACAATGTGCCAGCTACCTTTAATGTTGCTGATCTGAGTCCCTATCTTGCAGATGACGAggtcgatttgaggacaaatctttcgcaagaggaggggaataatGAGGAGGTCGATAGAGCTATTCAAGTAGAGCAAGTGAAGGTACCATTAGGGCCTATGACAAGAGCTCGAGCAAAACGGCTGAATGATGCCATGCAAATCTTGGTTCGTGCAGCTCAAGATGCTAGTGGAGTGCCAAAGGCCATTGAGGGCCTCAACGAGTCAAGGCTTGTTATTTTAATTGCGGCACTCGAGGCGGACTAG